The following coding sequences lie in one Pungitius pungitius chromosome 18, fPunPun2.1, whole genome shotgun sequence genomic window:
- the LOC119227117 gene encoding uncharacterized protein LOC119227117 isoform X1: MEGPTFSFAPERHWTVDKEKELIEFFSKHSCLWNHKSEGYKNRQLRWETLERLRCLLSARHPPAPFTVEDLKNKFKNLRTTFQRQYKMMKASEVFSPQWKHYEQMMFLQDCWDVDGGPEERPPSAPEEKPPEESPTVSPAAVLGDPSTHDVSTCSSSSCVASNAPLKCFWTEERERALIAFYSEHSCLWKKKSENHNNRLLRLKLLEAVKSQLSDDSVPFSVEDVKCKFKNLRTIFNREYKAVQASKGGDKLHVSKWKHYQQLLFLCESCDEDEGTDDLPVPPPREDRDLAPRNQPPPSAPSGSAQIKFRDPADIKASSGAPLNAPASSTPQDTQPCAGPSPLRSSGSVQADSKRRADPRCHWSEAKVQQLIWFYSEHSCLWNHRSESYKNKLLRQSQLEKLSSILSDDGSPPFSAEDIKTKFRNLRTIFQREHKAVSSNKTCGSEDFHLPKWKYYYQLMFLCERPEDPHAAHILETPPSPTPPDSQHSSPSSSPPRQSSPADSSVSGGRKRAPSGEGPGAARTLCQSQAPHAGFLKYVEECLNETPADKVKKLKKMIIETIHSASEEA, translated from the exons ATGGAGGGGCCTACGTTCAGCTTCGCACCCGAGCGGCACTGGACGGTGGATAAAGAGAAGGAGCTCATTGAGTTTTTCTCCA AGCACAGCTGCTTGTGGAACCACAAATCCGAGGGCTACAAGAACCGCCAGCTCCGGTGGGAAACCCTGGAACGTCTGAGGTGCCTCCTGTCCGCTCGCCACCCTCCCGCTCCTTTCACAG TGGAAGACCTCAAGAACAAGTTCAAGAACCTCCGCACCACTTTTCAGCGGCAGTACAAAATGATGAAGGCCAGCGAGGTGTTTTCCCCGCAGTGGAAGCACTACGAGCAGATGATGTTCCTGCAGGACTGCTGGGACGTGGACGGCGGCCCGGAGGAGAGGCCGCCCTCGGCGCCGGAGGAGAAGCCGCCGGAGGAGAGCCCGACCGTCAGCCCGGCCGCGGTGCTGGGCGACCCCAGCACCCATGACGTGTCCAcctgctcctcgtcctcctgcgtGGCCTCCAACGCGCCGCTGAAGTGTTTCTGGActgaagagagagagcgcgcgctgaTAGCTTTCTACTCTG AGCACAGCTGCCTCTGGAAGAAAAAGTCCGAAAACCACAACAACCGTCTGCTgaggctgaagctgctggaggctgtGAAGAGCCAGCTGTCCGACGACTCGGTGCCGTTCTCAG TTGAAGACGTGAAGTGCAAGTTCAAGAACCTCCGGACCATTTTCAACCGGGAGTACAAGGCGGTGCAGGCCAGCAAGGGGGGCGACAAGCTCCACGTGTCCAAATGGAAACATTACCAGCAGCTGCTCTTCCTCTGCGAGTCCTGCGACGAAGACGAAGGCACGGACGACCTGCCGGTACCGCCGCCCCGGGAAGACCGGGACCTGGCTCCCagaaaccaaccccccccctccgccccaagCGGCTCTGCCCAAATCAAGTTCAGGGACCCCGCAGACATCAAAGCCAGCAGCGGCGCCCCGCTCAACGCCCCCGCGTCCTCTACCCCGCAGGACACCCAACCCTGTGCCGGCCCCTCCCCCCTTCGGTCCTCCGGTTCGGTTCAGGCCGACAGCAAGCGGAGAGCCGACCCCCGCTGCCACTGGAGTGAGGCCAAAGTTCAGCAGCTCATATGGTTTTACTCCG AGCACAGCTGTCTGTGGAACCACAGGTCCGAGAGCTACAAGAACAAGCTGTTGAGACAGAGCCAGTTGGAGAAGCTGAGCAGCATCCTGTCTGACGACGGGTCGCCGCCGTTCTCAG CGGAAGACATAAAGACAAAGTTCCGTAACCTGCGGACCATCTTCCAGCGTGAGCACAAGGCGGTGAGCTCCAACAAGACCTGCGGGTCGGAGGACTTTCACCTCCCCAAGTGGAAATACTACTACCAGCTGATGTTCCTCTGCGAGCGGCCCGAAGACCCCCACGCAGCACACATCCTGGAAACCCCTCCCTCGCCCACTCCCCCGGACTCCCAGcactcctcgccctcctcctccccaccaaGGCAATCGTCCCCCGCCGACAGCAGCGTGTCGGGAGGACGCAAGCGGGCGCCCTCCGGCGAGGGGCCGGGCGCGGCGAGGACGCTCTGTCAGAGCCAGGCGCCGCACGCGGGCTTCCTGAAGTACGTGGAGGAGTGTCTCAACGAGACGCCGGCGGACAAAgtgaagaagctgaagaagatGATCATCGAGACGATCCACAGCGCGTCGGAGGAGGCTTAG
- the LOC119227117 gene encoding uncharacterized protein LOC119227117 isoform X2 yields MMKASEVFSPQWKHYEQMMFLQDCWDVDGGPEERPPSAPEEKPPEESPTVSPAAVLGDPSTHDVSTCSSSSCVASNAPLKCFWTEERERALIAFYSEHSCLWKKKSENHNNRLLRLKLLEAVKSQLSDDSVPFSVEDVKCKFKNLRTIFNREYKAVQASKGGDKLHVSKWKHYQQLLFLCESCDEDEGTDDLPVPPPREDRDLAPRNQPPPSAPSGSAQIKFRDPADIKASSGAPLNAPASSTPQDTQPCAGPSPLRSSGSVQADSKRRADPRCHWSEAKVQQLIWFYSEHSCLWNHRSESYKNKLLRQSQLEKLSSILSDDGSPPFSAEDIKTKFRNLRTIFQREHKAVSSNKTCGSEDFHLPKWKYYYQLMFLCERPEDPHAAHILETPPSPTPPDSQHSSPSSSPPRQSSPADSSVSGGRKRAPSGEGPGAARTLCQSQAPHAGFLKYVEECLNETPADKVKKLKKMIIETIHSASEEA; encoded by the exons ATGATGAAGGCCAGCGAGGTGTTTTCCCCGCAGTGGAAGCACTACGAGCAGATGATGTTCCTGCAGGACTGCTGGGACGTGGACGGCGGCCCGGAGGAGAGGCCGCCCTCGGCGCCGGAGGAGAAGCCGCCGGAGGAGAGCCCGACCGTCAGCCCGGCCGCGGTGCTGGGCGACCCCAGCACCCATGACGTGTCCAcctgctcctcgtcctcctgcgtGGCCTCCAACGCGCCGCTGAAGTGTTTCTGGActgaagagagagagcgcgcgctgaTAGCTTTCTACTCTG AGCACAGCTGCCTCTGGAAGAAAAAGTCCGAAAACCACAACAACCGTCTGCTgaggctgaagctgctggaggctgtGAAGAGCCAGCTGTCCGACGACTCGGTGCCGTTCTCAG TTGAAGACGTGAAGTGCAAGTTCAAGAACCTCCGGACCATTTTCAACCGGGAGTACAAGGCGGTGCAGGCCAGCAAGGGGGGCGACAAGCTCCACGTGTCCAAATGGAAACATTACCAGCAGCTGCTCTTCCTCTGCGAGTCCTGCGACGAAGACGAAGGCACGGACGACCTGCCGGTACCGCCGCCCCGGGAAGACCGGGACCTGGCTCCCagaaaccaaccccccccctccgccccaagCGGCTCTGCCCAAATCAAGTTCAGGGACCCCGCAGACATCAAAGCCAGCAGCGGCGCCCCGCTCAACGCCCCCGCGTCCTCTACCCCGCAGGACACCCAACCCTGTGCCGGCCCCTCCCCCCTTCGGTCCTCCGGTTCGGTTCAGGCCGACAGCAAGCGGAGAGCCGACCCCCGCTGCCACTGGAGTGAGGCCAAAGTTCAGCAGCTCATATGGTTTTACTCCG AGCACAGCTGTCTGTGGAACCACAGGTCCGAGAGCTACAAGAACAAGCTGTTGAGACAGAGCCAGTTGGAGAAGCTGAGCAGCATCCTGTCTGACGACGGGTCGCCGCCGTTCTCAG CGGAAGACATAAAGACAAAGTTCCGTAACCTGCGGACCATCTTCCAGCGTGAGCACAAGGCGGTGAGCTCCAACAAGACCTGCGGGTCGGAGGACTTTCACCTCCCCAAGTGGAAATACTACTACCAGCTGATGTTCCTCTGCGAGCGGCCCGAAGACCCCCACGCAGCACACATCCTGGAAACCCCTCCCTCGCCCACTCCCCCGGACTCCCAGcactcctcgccctcctcctccccaccaaGGCAATCGTCCCCCGCCGACAGCAGCGTGTCGGGAGGACGCAAGCGGGCGCCCTCCGGCGAGGGGCCGGGCGCGGCGAGGACGCTCTGTCAGAGCCAGGCGCCGCACGCGGGCTTCCTGAAGTACGTGGAGGAGTGTCTCAACGAGACGCCGGCGGACAAAgtgaagaagctgaagaagatGATCATCGAGACGATCCACAGCGCGTCGGAGGAGGCTTAG